Proteins co-encoded in one Aquincola tertiaricarbonis genomic window:
- a CDS encoding c-type cytochrome, translated as MKSLIALIFAAVLAPAFAAEGTAAAKPDLTKGQAIATQVCVACHAVDGNRGSPAYPILQGQHPEYLSKQLHEFKSGKRKNAIMQGFAAQLSDEDMRNVSAFYASKQAKPGFATNKDTVALGESIYRGGIAAKAVPACAGCHSPTGAGIPSQYPRLGGQHGAYTEAQLVAFRSGARGNNPQMMAIASKMSDAEMKAVADYIAGLR; from the coding sequence ATGAAGTCGCTCATTGCCCTGATCTTCGCCGCCGTCTTGGCGCCCGCGTTCGCCGCTGAGGGAACCGCCGCTGCCAAGCCCGACCTGACCAAGGGGCAAGCCATCGCGACGCAGGTGTGCGTGGCCTGCCACGCGGTGGACGGCAACCGCGGCAGCCCGGCTTACCCCATCCTGCAGGGCCAGCACCCGGAGTACCTGTCCAAGCAGCTGCATGAGTTCAAGAGCGGCAAGCGCAAGAACGCGATCATGCAGGGCTTCGCCGCCCAGCTGAGCGACGAAGACATGCGCAACGTATCTGCCTTCTACGCCTCCAAGCAGGCCAAGCCCGGCTTTGCCACCAACAAGGACACCGTCGCGCTGGGCGAAAGCATCTACCGCGGCGGCATCGCGGCCAAGGCCGTGCCGGCCTGCGCCGGCTGCCACAGCCCCACCGGTGCCGGCATCCCGTCGCAGTACCCGCGCCTGGGCGGCCAGCACGGCGCCTACACCGAAGCGCAGCTGGTGGCCTTCCGCAGCGGCGCCCGCGGCAACAACCCGCAGATGATGGCGATTGCCAGCAAGATGAGCGATGCCGAGATGAAGGCCGTGGCCGACTACATCGCCGGCCTGCGCTAA
- a CDS encoding cytochrome c biogenesis protein ResB, translating into MSLPTTGLEVSSRSRAWRDAVELLSSMRFAISLLTVICIASVIGTVIKQHEPANNYVNQFGPFWADVFGAVGLYAVYSAWWFLLILAFLVISTSLCIARNLPKITADLRAYKENLREQSLNAFHHKAQGRLAEGRDAAYARIGTLLTTSGWKAKVQMRPEGTMIAARKGMANKLGYLAAHSSIVLICLGGLFDGDLVVRAQMALLGKTPFTGGGMLRDVSAEHRLSERNPTFRANLLVPESGRAGTALISMSDGVVLQELPFDIELKKFIVDYYETGMPKLFASEIVIHDRETGQAIPATVKVNQPAFHRGIAIYQSSFDDGGSHLKLHALPLKAGTPPFDIEGRVGESTTLASAEQQLTLELAGLRVINVENLGAATTGPTDVRKVDLISSLEEHLGSGAKTKAGKTLHNVGPSVSYRLRDAAGQAREFNNYMLPVEIDGQRVYLAGVRDTPNENFRYLRIPVDDKDSMDGWMMLRRALTDPALRAEAVRRYVTKATPTDKPEMAQQLTVTTERVLGLFSGAEVPGAKDDASQAPGGLMSLSRFLETTVPEAERPRISEVLLRILNGALFELYNTAREQAGLKAAEPGEASQGFMSLAVLSLSDSFLYPSPVLLQLADFTQVQASVFQVARAPGKTLVYIGAVLLIIGVFAMLYVRERRLWIWLQDDGQGGTRVSTALSTTRRTLDADHEFDRLKQDILKDAA; encoded by the coding sequence ATGAGCCTGCCCACCACCGGCCTTGAAGTCAGCAGCCGCTCACGGGCGTGGCGCGACGCCGTCGAGCTGCTGTCCTCGATGCGCTTCGCCATCTCGCTGCTGACGGTGATCTGCATCGCCTCGGTCATCGGCACCGTCATCAAGCAGCACGAGCCGGCGAACAACTACGTGAACCAGTTCGGCCCGTTCTGGGCCGATGTGTTCGGCGCCGTCGGCTTGTACGCGGTGTACAGCGCCTGGTGGTTCCTGCTGATCCTGGCCTTCCTGGTGATTTCCACCAGCCTGTGCATCGCGCGCAACCTGCCCAAGATCACCGCCGACCTGCGCGCCTACAAGGAAAACCTGCGCGAGCAGTCGCTCAACGCCTTCCACCACAAGGCCCAGGGCCGGCTGGCCGAAGGCCGCGACGCCGCCTATGCCCGCATCGGCACGCTGCTGACCACCAGCGGCTGGAAGGCCAAGGTGCAGATGCGCCCCGAGGGCACGATGATCGCGGCGCGCAAGGGCATGGCCAACAAGCTGGGCTACCTGGCGGCGCACAGCTCCATCGTGCTGATCTGCCTGGGCGGGCTGTTCGACGGCGACCTGGTCGTGCGGGCGCAGATGGCATTGCTGGGCAAGACGCCCTTCACCGGCGGCGGCATGCTGCGCGACGTCTCGGCCGAGCACCGGCTGAGCGAGCGCAACCCCACCTTCCGTGCCAACCTGCTGGTGCCCGAAAGCGGCCGCGCCGGCACCGCGCTGATCAGCATGTCCGACGGCGTGGTGCTGCAGGAGCTGCCCTTCGACATCGAGCTGAAGAAGTTCATCGTCGACTACTACGAAACGGGCATGCCCAAGCTGTTCGCCAGCGAGATCGTGATCCACGACCGCGAGACCGGCCAGGCCATCCCCGCCACGGTGAAGGTGAACCAGCCCGCCTTCCACCGCGGCATCGCCATCTACCAGAGCAGCTTCGACGACGGCGGCTCGCACCTGAAGCTGCATGCGCTGCCGCTGAAGGCCGGCACGCCGCCCTTCGACATCGAAGGCCGCGTGGGCGAAAGCACCACCCTGGCCAGCGCCGAGCAGCAGCTGACGCTGGAGCTGGCCGGCCTGCGGGTGATCAACGTCGAGAACCTGGGCGCGGCCACCACCGGCCCCACCGACGTGCGCAAGGTCGACCTGATCAGCTCGCTGGAAGAACACCTCGGGTCCGGCGCCAAGACCAAGGCCGGCAAGACGCTGCACAACGTCGGCCCTTCGGTCTCGTACCGGCTGCGCGACGCGGCCGGCCAGGCGCGTGAGTTCAACAACTACATGCTGCCGGTGGAAATCGACGGCCAGCGGGTGTACCTGGCGGGCGTGCGCGACACGCCGAACGAGAACTTCCGCTACCTGCGCATCCCGGTGGACGACAAGGACTCGATGGACGGCTGGATGATGCTGCGCCGCGCCTTGACCGACCCCGCGCTGCGGGCCGAGGCGGTGCGCCGCTACGTGACCAAGGCCACGCCGACCGACAAGCCCGAGATGGCGCAGCAGCTGACCGTGACCACCGAGCGGGTGCTGGGCCTGTTCTCCGGCGCCGAGGTGCCGGGCGCCAAGGACGACGCCAGCCAGGCCCCGGGCGGGCTGATGTCGCTGTCGCGCTTCCTGGAAACCACGGTGCCCGAGGCCGAGCGGCCGCGCATCTCCGAGGTGCTGCTGCGCATCCTCAACGGCGCGCTGTTCGAGCTTTACAACACCGCGCGCGAGCAGGCCGGCCTGAAGGCCGCCGAGCCGGGCGAGGCGTCGCAGGGCTTCATGTCGCTGGCGGTGCTGTCGCTCAGCGACAGCTTCCTCTACCCCTCGCCGGTGCTGCTGCAGCTGGCCGACTTCACCCAGGTGCAGGCCAGCGTGTTCCAGGTGGCCCGGGCCCCCGGCAAGACCCTGGTGTACATCGGCGCAGTTCTGCTCATCATCGGGGTTTTTGCCATGCTCTACGTGCGGGAACGCCGCCTGTGGATCTGGCTCCAAGACGACGGCCAGGGCGGCACCCGTGTCAGCACGGCGCTGTCCACCACGCGGCGCACGCTGGACGCCGACCATGAGTTCGACCGCCTGAAGCAAGACATCCTGAAGGACGCCGCATGA
- the yihA gene encoding ribosome biogenesis GTP-binding protein YihA/YsxC — protein MIESPDARTALAWTHTARFLTTASKLDQLPVSELPEIAFVGRSNAGKSTAINTLAQQKRLAFASKTPGRTQHINLFHLGPKDAPDCLFADLPGYGYAAVARTAKLRWQQVMADYLEVRRSLSGVVLMVDSRLGFTELDQQLLQFVAPRVGTGEVKLLVLLTKADKLSRKEADAAVRAATDVLGQVSTDDADVSLSLFSAFKRSGVGDAAETLYGWVHQAPAAAAPAGEEGPATAEESAPLGDLAHQPGSGTAHE, from the coding sequence ATGATCGAATCACCTGACGCCCGCACGGCACTGGCCTGGACGCACACCGCGCGCTTCCTCACCACGGCCAGCAAACTCGACCAGCTGCCCGTCTCGGAGCTGCCCGAAATCGCCTTCGTCGGACGCAGCAACGCCGGCAAGTCCACCGCCATCAACACGCTGGCGCAGCAAAAGCGGCTGGCCTTCGCCTCCAAGACGCCGGGGCGTACGCAGCACATCAACCTGTTCCACCTCGGCCCGAAGGACGCGCCCGACTGCCTGTTCGCCGACCTGCCGGGCTACGGCTATGCCGCGGTGGCGCGCACCGCCAAGCTGCGCTGGCAGCAGGTGATGGCTGACTACCTGGAGGTGCGCCGCAGCCTGTCGGGCGTGGTGCTGATGGTCGATTCGCGCCTGGGCTTCACCGAGCTGGACCAGCAGCTGCTGCAGTTCGTGGCGCCGCGGGTAGGCACCGGCGAGGTGAAGCTGCTGGTGCTGCTGACCAAGGCGGACAAGCTTTCGCGCAAGGAGGCCGATGCCGCGGTGCGTGCCGCCACCGACGTGCTGGGCCAGGTGAGCACCGACGATGCCGACGTCAGCCTGAGCCTGTTTTCCGCCTTCAAGCGCAGCGGCGTGGGCGATGCGGCCGAGACGCTGTATGGCTGGGTGCACCAGGCGCCGGCCGCCGCGGCCCCGGCCGGTGAAGAAGGGCCCGCAACCGCCGAGGAGTCAGCGCCCCTGGGCGATCTGGCGCATCAACCGGGCAGCGGCACGGCGCACGAGTGA